The region GGCTCGACCAGCGGGTCGAGGCGTCGCCGTCGAAGGCGAGGCCCGACGTAGTGCCGGGGTTCTCGCTGCCCGAGGCGGTCACGGCGCCGGGGTTCGCGGTGTAGGCGGCCGCGGCCCGGTCGGTGTCCCAGGTGGCGTCGGCGGCCGCGGCGACGCGCTGGGGCGCCGGGACGGCGAAGGCCGGCGCCGGCGAGAGCAGTGACAGGGTGGCGAGGGCGATCATCAGCGTGCGGTGGGTACGGGATGGCATGCGGCTCTCCTGAGGGAGGTTGGGGGTGCCGGTTCCGTGCTGATGTGCGGGTTGGTCACGCGGTGACGTCGAACTGCTCCGGCGCCGATGGAGCACCGCTTCCTGAAGCGATCCGATCCCGAAGGCAGACTCTGAAGACTCCAGAAGACAGGCTCCGGAGCCTCCCGAGCGCAGGGTCTAAAGCGCCGGCGTCGACCGGCGCGCGATCATGTGCGTGGGCAGGACGACGGGGGTGGTCGGCGACTCCTGGCCGGCGAGGCGGGCCAGGAGCAGGCGGGCGGCCGTCTCCCCCATCTCCCGCATGGGTTGGCGGACGGTGCTCAGTGAGGGCTCGGTGTGGCGGGCCACCGGGATGTCGTCGAAGCCGATCACCGCGATGTCCTCGGGCACCCGGATCCCGGCGTCCCGCAGGGCGCCCAGAGCGCCCACCGCCGCGAGATCGTTGTGCGCGAAGACCGCGTCGAACTCCCATCCCTCGGCGAGCAGTCGACGCACCGTCGCTCGCCCGTCGGCCTCGGTGAAGTCGCCCTCGACGACGAGTTCGAGCCCCACGCCGTGCTCGGCACAGGTGGCTCGGAACCCTGCGAGCCGGTCGCGTACACAACCGAACCGCGCGGGCCCGGTGAGGACCAGCGGCCTGCGCCGGCCCCCTGCCAGCAGGTGATGTGCGGCCGCCGCTCCGCCCTCGGTGTTGGCGGCCGTGACGGACGGGAACTCCGGGTGGTGTCCCCGGTCGTCGACGAGGACGACGGGCAGACCGTCGCGGTGCAGCGCCGTCAACATCTCCAGGGTGTTCTCCGGCTCCACCACGAGCAGCCCGTCGAAGGCGCGTGCCGACACCTGGCTGGTGAAGCGGGCGACGGATTCGGCGCCCCGGTTGCAGGTGAACAGCAGCAGCCCGAAGTCGGCGGCCTCCACCGTGTCGACGACGCCCTGCAGCACCTCGCCCATCCACGGCCAGGTCAGTGAGGGCACCAGCATGCCCACGGTCCGGCTGCTGCCGCGGGCCAGCCCGACAGCACCCGAACTGGGTACATAGCCCATGCGGTCGATGACCTCGCGGACGCGGGCGGCAGTCGACGCGTCGACCTCGCCACGGGTGTTCAGTACCCGCGACACGGTCGTCTTGCTCACGCCGGCCGCCTGGGCCACATCGACGATGGTCACGGCCACAACTGCCTCCCGGCACAGGGGGATCGCGACTTCACGCGCCAGGGGCGGAACCGGAAGCGGTACCGGAACCGGTTCCGGCGCTGGGCGGGGAGTCAACCGGACTGTCATGGTGCCGTCAATACTTCACGTCGAGATTGCCGGGGCCGAACCTCGGCCCCGGCTTTGCCTTCGGGACTTGAACGATCCTGAAGGCCCCGCCCGTGCCGGCGCGGGGTCGACCCGTACCCCCGGCTCAGGAGTGCGGAACCACCGCTACCGGGCAGGACGCGTGGTGCATCACCGCGTGGGTCACCGAACCGATCCGTGCCCCTACCGCCGAGTGGTGTGCGCGGCGGCCGACGACCATCAGCTGGGCCCGGTCGGCCAGCGACAGCAGGACCTGCCCGGCGCTGCCCATCTCGACGTGCTGTGTCACGGGCACGTCGGGGAAGCGCTCCCGCCACGGCTGGAGCGCCTCGGCGAGCGCCTTCTTCTCGTACGGCTCCAGGCCCCCGGCCTCGTCCAGCAGCTTCAGCGAGCCGGGGCTGTAGGCGAACACCGGCGGCAGGCTCCACGCCCGTACGGCACGCACCCCGGCACCACGCGCCGCCGCGGTCTCGAAGGCGAACCGAAGGCCGGCCGCGCTGTCCTCCGGGCCGCCCTGCTGGCCCACGACGATCTCCCGGCCGCCCACTTCGGACGAGGCGCGGTCACCGGCCCGCACCAGGACGACCGGGCACGGGGCCTCGGCGATCACCTGCTGGCCGACGGAACCGAGCAGGAAGCCGACGATCGTGCCGTGTCCGCGGGATCCGAGGACCAGCGTCCCGG is a window of Streptomyces sp. NBC_00271 DNA encoding:
- a CDS encoding universal stress protein; this translates as MTDRITVGVDGSPESRAALAWAGREAVRRGLPLRAVYAWQWSHHELLGGANRDEQARWARDMVEDAARTVTDRHPDLPVTTEVLDGGAVDSLLAEAAEAGTLVLGSRGHGTIVGFLLGSVGQQVIAEAPCPVVLVRAGDRASSEVGGREIVVGQQGGPEDSAAGLRFAFETAAARGAGVRAVRAWSLPPVFAYSPGSLKLLDEAGGLEPYEKKALAEALQPWRERFPDVPVTQHVEMGSAGQVLLSLADRAQLMVVGRRAHHSAVGARIGSVTHAVMHHASCPVAVVPHS
- a CDS encoding LacI family DNA-binding transcriptional regulator, with the translated sequence MAVTIVDVAQAAGVSKTTVSRVLNTRGEVDASTAARVREVIDRMGYVPSSGAVGLARGSSRTVGMLVPSLTWPWMGEVLQGVVDTVEAADFGLLLFTCNRGAESVARFTSQVSARAFDGLLVVEPENTLEMLTALHRDGLPVVLVDDRGHHPEFPSVTAANTEGGAAAAHHLLAGGRRRPLVLTGPARFGCVRDRLAGFRATCAEHGVGLELVVEGDFTEADGRATVRRLLAEGWEFDAVFAHNDLAAVGALGALRDAGIRVPEDIAVIGFDDIPVARHTEPSLSTVRQPMREMGETAARLLLARLAGQESPTTPVVLPTHMIARRSTPAL